From a region of the Tenggerimyces flavus genome:
- a CDS encoding DUF3107 domain-containing protein, giving the protein MEVKIGVQHISREIVLESNQSPEDVESALSAALDKGTVLSLADERGRRILIPADRIAYVEIGAGQERKVGFGA; this is encoded by the coding sequence GTGGAGGTCAAGATCGGCGTCCAGCACATCTCTCGCGAGATCGTGCTCGAGAGCAACCAGAGCCCAGAGGACGTCGAGTCGGCCCTGTCCGCAGCGCTCGACAAGGGCACCGTGCTGTCCCTCGCGGACGAGCGCGGCCGTCGCATCCTCATCCCGGCCGACCGGATCGCCTACGTCGAGATCGGCGCCGGCCAGGAGCGCAAGGTCGGCTTCGGGGCGTGA
- a CDS encoding ABC transporter ATP-binding protein translates to MTFRLWFGMAFGTSPLLTWIQLVLNTVRALAPLVTLVGLKLVIDGLTSRDPSAIGAALIVGGLALSLVVPPVLNALESTVNDRGHLRIYRDLMAHVSRVPGVAHHENPSLADKVAYLRGQVSDMSYLSTGLVGAVVTALEVAATFGLLASVRPEFLLLPALGLLRIWSGSVAGRRQHEVRQRLARHGRMRGRLREIAAAPEHGVETRTSGLGRLLLTRFREVLAAERAETIRASRQGLLLEVAARLGFALGYGAAIAYTVVLVRNGSAPAGDIALIVLLAARVDQVAGMVNGQVQGMARTWRFFKAYGEFVTYVRESVAAGAGSPAPERVLGGITLNGVGFSYPQADAPALRDVDLHLPAGSTVALVGENGAGKTTLVKLLLRLYEPTAGTIRVDDVGMDSIDVGSWRERCSAGFQDFDRFEFVAATTVGVGDLPRLDDRGAVDRALERGDAEDVVAQLPDGLDTQLGSAWQGGVDLSVGQWQRLALARAFMRPEPLLLVLDEPTAALDPESEHALFERFAEATQRSAGGITVLVSHRFSTVRMADLIVVMHEGRLHELGSHDDLMAAGGLYAELYTLQAQAYR, encoded by the coding sequence TCGCCGCTGCTGACCTGGATCCAGCTCGTCCTCAACACCGTCCGCGCGCTCGCCCCGCTGGTGACGCTGGTCGGGCTGAAGCTCGTCATCGACGGCCTGACCTCACGCGATCCCAGTGCCATCGGAGCCGCCCTGATCGTCGGCGGCCTGGCCCTCAGCCTCGTCGTACCGCCGGTCCTCAACGCGCTCGAGTCGACCGTCAACGACAGGGGCCACCTGCGGATCTACCGCGACCTGATGGCGCACGTCTCGCGGGTGCCGGGCGTCGCGCACCACGAGAACCCGTCGCTCGCCGACAAGGTCGCCTATCTGCGCGGCCAGGTGAGTGACATGAGCTATCTCAGCACCGGGCTCGTGGGGGCGGTGGTGACAGCGCTGGAGGTCGCCGCGACGTTCGGTCTGCTCGCCAGCGTCCGGCCCGAGTTCCTGCTGCTGCCGGCGCTCGGCCTGCTGCGGATCTGGTCGGGCAGCGTGGCCGGCCGCCGGCAGCACGAGGTACGGCAACGGCTGGCGCGGCACGGGCGGATGCGCGGGCGACTCCGCGAGATCGCGGCGGCGCCCGAGCACGGCGTCGAGACCAGGACGTCGGGGCTGGGTCGGCTGCTGCTCACCCGGTTCCGCGAGGTGCTGGCCGCCGAACGTGCCGAGACGATCCGGGCCAGCCGGCAGGGTCTGCTCCTCGAGGTGGCGGCGCGGTTGGGCTTCGCGCTCGGCTACGGCGCGGCGATCGCGTACACCGTCGTCCTGGTGCGGAACGGCTCCGCGCCCGCCGGCGACATCGCGCTGATCGTCCTGCTCGCCGCGCGGGTCGACCAGGTCGCCGGGATGGTGAACGGCCAGGTGCAGGGGATGGCGCGGACGTGGAGATTCTTCAAGGCGTACGGGGAGTTCGTGACGTACGTGCGCGAGAGCGTCGCCGCCGGCGCAGGCTCGCCGGCGCCCGAGCGGGTGCTCGGCGGGATCACGTTGAACGGTGTCGGCTTCAGCTACCCGCAGGCCGACGCGCCCGCACTGCGGGACGTCGACCTGCACCTGCCCGCGGGGAGCACGGTCGCGCTCGTCGGCGAGAACGGCGCCGGCAAGACGACGCTGGTCAAGCTGCTGCTCCGCCTGTACGAGCCGACCGCCGGGACGATCCGCGTCGACGACGTCGGGATGGACTCGATCGACGTCGGGAGCTGGCGGGAGCGGTGCAGCGCGGGGTTCCAGGACTTCGACCGCTTCGAGTTCGTGGCCGCGACCACCGTCGGCGTCGGCGACCTGCCGAGGCTCGACGACCGCGGGGCGGTGGATCGCGCGCTAGAGCGGGGCGACGCCGAGGACGTGGTCGCGCAGCTTCCGGACGGACTGGACACGCAGCTCGGCTCGGCCTGGCAGGGCGGCGTCGACCTGTCCGTCGGCCAGTGGCAGCGGCTCGCGCTCGCGAGAGCGTTCATGCGGCCCGAGCCGTTGCTGCTCGTTCTGGACGAGCCGACCGCCGCGCTGGATCCGGAGTCCGAGCACGCGCTGTTCGAACGCTTCGCCGAGGCGACGCAGCGGTCAGCGGGAGGGATCACGGTCCTGGTATCGCACCGCTTCTCCACCGTACGGATGGCGGACCTCATCGTGGTGATGCACGAGGGACGACTGCACGAGCTGGGGAGCCACGACGACCTGATGGCCGCGGGCGGGCTCTACGCCGAGCTCTACACGCTCCAGGCGCAGGCGTACCGCTAG
- a CDS encoding TetR/AcrR family transcriptional regulator, protein MSTSEVRPRGGRLPRVARRAQLLEAARDVFVAQGYHAAAMDDIADRAGVSKPVLYQHFPGKLDLYLALLDASCDALVGAVRAALASTTDNKLRVAATMQAYFDFIDDANGAFRLVFESDLTGEPSVRDRVELVARQCADAMADVIQEDTGLPRAESMLLAAGLAGMAQVTARSWVSSGSTVPRTAAADLVASLAWRGIRGFPRADEQH, encoded by the coding sequence GTGAGCACGTCAGAGGTCAGACCCCGAGGTGGGCGACTACCGCGGGTGGCCCGGCGAGCCCAACTCCTCGAGGCGGCGCGAGACGTGTTCGTCGCGCAGGGGTACCACGCGGCGGCGATGGACGACATCGCCGACCGGGCGGGGGTGAGCAAGCCCGTTCTGTACCAGCACTTCCCTGGCAAGCTGGACCTCTACCTGGCGTTGCTGGACGCGTCCTGCGACGCGCTGGTCGGCGCGGTCCGCGCTGCGCTGGCGTCGACGACGGACAACAAGCTGCGCGTCGCGGCGACGATGCAGGCGTACTTCGACTTCATCGACGACGCCAACGGCGCGTTCCGGCTGGTGTTCGAGTCCGACCTCACCGGTGAGCCGTCCGTACGCGACCGCGTCGAGCTCGTGGCGCGCCAGTGCGCGGACGCGATGGCGGACGTGATCCAGGAGGACACCGGGCTGCCGCGCGCGGAGTCGATGCTGCTGGCGGCCGGGCTGGCCGGGATGGCGCAGGTGACGGCCCGTTCCTGGGTGTCGTCCGGCTCGACGGTCCCCCGTACCGCAGCCGCCGACCTCGTGGCGTCCTTGGCCTGGCGGGGCATCCGCGGCTTCCCCCGGGCGGACGAGCAGCACTGA
- the ligD gene encoding non-homologous end-joining DNA ligase, whose protein sequence is MAASNTVRTKVDGHVLQLSNLDKVLYPDTGFTKGEVIDYYMRVSPHLLPHLADRPLTRKRWPDGVESQPFFEKNAPRGTPNWVRTVLVPSPGSTRGSEEVNYIVANDLATLVWLANLAALELHIFQWQVGPRGGLKEPDLLVIDLDPGPPANVVDCCKVALLLRDLFAEDDLVAWAKTSGSKGMQLYVPIEPTASQQTSAYAKELAERLARDHPKLVVAKMTKQIRPGKVFLDWSQNNSAKTTVAPYSLRGKNAPTVSTPVTWEEVEACRKVADLTFRTDDVLDRVEEFGDLFAELRSLRQPFP, encoded by the coding sequence GTCGACGGGCACGTTCTCCAACTGTCCAACCTCGACAAGGTGCTCTACCCGGACACCGGGTTCACCAAGGGCGAGGTCATCGACTACTACATGCGCGTCTCGCCGCACCTGCTTCCCCACCTCGCCGACCGGCCTTTGACGCGCAAGCGCTGGCCGGACGGAGTCGAGAGCCAGCCGTTCTTCGAGAAGAACGCGCCCCGCGGCACCCCGAACTGGGTCCGCACCGTCCTCGTCCCCTCCCCGGGCAGCACGAGGGGCAGCGAAGAGGTCAACTACATCGTCGCGAACGACCTCGCGACGCTCGTCTGGCTCGCGAACCTCGCTGCCCTCGAGCTGCACATCTTCCAGTGGCAGGTCGGCCCGCGCGGCGGGCTCAAGGAGCCTGACCTGCTGGTGATCGACCTCGATCCCGGTCCGCCGGCGAACGTCGTGGACTGCTGCAAGGTCGCCCTGCTGCTGCGCGACCTGTTCGCCGAGGACGACCTGGTCGCGTGGGCGAAGACGTCCGGCTCCAAGGGCATGCAGCTGTACGTACCGATCGAGCCGACCGCGTCGCAGCAGACGTCCGCGTACGCCAAGGAGCTCGCCGAACGGCTGGCCCGCGACCACCCGAAGCTCGTCGTCGCGAAGATGACCAAGCAGATCCGGCCGGGCAAGGTGTTCCTGGACTGGAGCCAGAACAACTCGGCGAAGACGACCGTGGCGCCGTACTCGCTGCGCGGGAAGAACGCGCCGACGGTGTCGACGCCAGTGACGTGGGAGGAGGTCGAGGCTTGCCGGAAGGTGGCGGACCTGACGTTCCGGACCGACGACGTGCTCGACCGGGTGGAGGAGTTCGGCGATCTGTTCGCCGAGTTGCGCAGTTTGCGGCAGCCGTTCCCCTGA